The genomic window TATACAGTGAGACCGATATGACAGGTCAGAATCCGGCTAACGGAGAGACTGTAAATCAGATTGTAAGTGGAAAGCTTGTTAAAGAAAACATCCGCTATGCCAACTATGATATGGCCCGGGTTAACGAAACCTACATTGGTGTAGCCGATGAAATCATCAATGGGATCTACTATCTCGGAGGATATGCCATTCCCTATAACTTTACTGACGGTTTCCCGCTGAGGATGGGACCTGATACATGGGTTAATCTACAGATTGACGCCATGGATATTAATGAACCTATCCCCGCCCAGTCCTGTGCACCAACAGATTGGCCCACCGGGGATTATCAGGGTATAAACTTTAATTTTAGATTCGGTGATGGAAGCACTCACAGTATATGAATTGCTTGCCGGCTGGGGTGGAATCTCAGAACCAGTATATCTGGATGGTATAAATATTACCCAGCAGATGCTGAACCTCTGTGACAATTCTTTAATAGAACACCGGCACCTGCCCTTATCCTATCCAATTCTACTTATCTGTTATCTTTCTAATCTCTGAGATAAGCACTTCCTTTGGTGTCGTGGAGCCCCTGAATCTGATAACCCCATCCCCGTCTATTATAATCACAGTAGGCATGAGCCTCTGCATGTACTTTCTGTTGACATCCTTTGCAGGGTCAAGGAGATAGGGAAAGGTAATATTAGTCTTGAACTGATTCAGGTATGCCAGCACATCCTCCTTTGTGTCACCGGCAGTGTTGACCCCCAGGAAAACCGCCTTCGTCTTCCCTTCATTCAGCATCTTCTGCAGCTCCGTTGCCTGATTCATGCATGGTTCACAGATATGGAACAGACCCAGTATAACAACTGAACCCCTGTATTGAGACAGAGATACCTTTTCACCCTTTACAGAAGTCAGGGTAAAATCAGGGGCACTGTCACCAACCATAGGAACGGACACGGCAAGTGTGGCGCCGGCTGTCAGGAAAAGACTCAATGTCAGGATTATGGCAACTATACCTTTGTTCATGCTCAACCCCCTTCACCCGAAAATCCTTCCTTATTCATTATTGATGGAATTTTCTGAAAAGTAAAGGAACGGCAAAACTCAAAGATATTACTGCGGAGTAATATTTTGTGATGTATCAATGATATCACTGCCCAGTCGCTGTATCATCCCCTGTTGGCTTTCGTCCAGCATTTTGTTATTACTGAGCTGTTCTATCAAAGCCGGGATGAACTGGGACAATACTGTAGATATAGTATTGATAGCAACCGTTGATTGCCGGATAAGGGCTGAAAACTCTTCCACCAGTTTTGTCCTGTAGGCAGACAAGGATGACAATGTGTCAGACGTGGCAGAGCTGGCATCTGCGGCCTGATTCCCTGTAACTGATGCATCTGCAGGTGCAGGTGCGGTCAGGGTCTGCGCAACTCTAACCATTACAGAGGCCTTCATCATCGCCTTTAAACTCATTATTGATAATGAATTTGTAGCCGGAGCGGCAACTGCTGGTTCTAAAGTTGCTGGAATGACCGCAGCTCCGCCTGTATTCCCGGCAGAGACGGCTTCCGAAGCAGATGCGCCATCCTCAGGAAGGACTTCCTGTGACTGTGCCTGCACAGGCTCATCAATAGAAAGTCTTGTACCACTTATATGCATGGATGCCTTTGTTTTTGCCTTAAAGGCTATCATCGTCGCGACATCAGGGGCAACATCCGTATCAGTTCCAGAGACAAGTCCGCTGTCATCGGATGCAGACTCCTGGGCGGACAACAGTGGCGTCTCGCCTGAACTTCCTGTCGTTATACCGTATCCTTTGATCTTTTGAGAGTATTTCAAGTCAGCATCAAAGTGTGAGAGGGTTTTCATCGAGTCCAGTGACAAAGAAGAGACCATGTCCTCTTCCATCATCCCGTTGCCGTAAAGATAATTCGTAAACATATCTTCTACTGACTGAAGCAGTTTCTGAATGTCGGCAATCTCCTCCTCACTAAGATTGCCTTCCACCGCAATAGCGACATCGTTTGTGGTGACTATACGATTAGTGCTCGCTGATTCTGATGTCTCTGCCCCTGTCAGGTTTCCCTGGGAGTCATAGCTGGCATACATTGTTTCCGACCTGGACTTGCTGAATAATGTAACGCGGTCCCCTTCTGCTGTAGTAATTTCAATTTCCGCTTTGGCCTTTGTCCTTGAATAGACAGCGAGTTGGGGGTCTAAGGAACCCTGCGTGTTCTGTGCAAGAAGATTATTGAGGTTAAAATTACGGAATAATGAGTGACCGATTGTTTCCATGGCAACCCTCCCTGGTTAAACAGGCACTTCCCTGCGCCTTGTTTTGTACGCACACCTTATCGGATTGCCAAAATTAAACTTAACAGAACATGTAATCATTTTATTGATTTTTCATTATCTCACCCCGTGCCGCCTCGTAATCACCTATATAGACATCATAAATTATATTGCCGTTTGAACTGTTTATCCTGCCCTCATACTGTGATTTAACTGCTGTTAGCCTTCTCCTGACAGTCTCACTAATAAACCTTGCATCTCCTTCTATATCTTTAACTGCCTGAGGGTTCACAGGTTTTACCATGATCTTTCCCCGCATTTCTCTGGTTGTCGTCAGTTTAAAAGCACCTGTAATGGCCTGAATCTTCCCGGGATCTTTGACAAGGGGGATCAATAAGGACTTCTTCTGTGCCTCAAAGATCTTAGTCATGTGGCCATCTGAGTTATCCCCCCAGAACCTAACCCCCCCCTCCTTCCATTCGCTGAAGTTTGGCGTAAGCATACCCGTTTTTGAAATATCTGAAGGACTCTTATAGAGCTTCAGCACGTTTTGCAGTGTCTCTTTCTTATTTCCTATAAGGACCCATCCATCCCATAATGCATATGAGGATAAGAGTTTTTTTTCCGGCGGCCTGCCTGGGTTGTATAAAATCTTTTCTCCATGCGGACCTTTGATGGTTTTTGCACTCTTTCCCCCGGAAATCCTGTCCAGGAATGGGGAAGAGCCCTTGTACGCAATTACCGGGATGTCATCAGGGAAATAAGTAATCATATAGAATGATGATGGAAGCTTTGGAATTATGTTTTCCCCCCCTGCCGTAAAGCGGAGGTTTTTGGATACAAACTCTCTGACCCCGGGCTTTTCTTTATTGAATTCAAAGGTAAGAGCAAAGAGGCTGTCCACCATCAACATCGTCAAAAATACAGACAAAATAATTCGTATTAATATTTTACTCATTGTCTTTCTCCTTCAGGATGAATCATGATATTAACCGTTAAGTTATTTCCTTCGGTCTTTACCGAACTGTCAGTTTTCATATTCTGCGTTGAGAGCAGCCTGTCAAGAAGGGCTATAATATATGTAACATCACCCTCTAAACCAGCAATGTCACCATCCTCACGGCATATAAGTTCAATGGTTCCTGCGATCGTGTCACTCCCTGTCTTTCGTATTTCAAGTCTCCCTTTGATAAGGCTGGCGGCTGATGGCAGCAGGATAAAGCCTGCCCTATCCTCAAGCATCTCAACACCCCTCGTTATATCCCCGTCAATGTTTGAAAACGAGATACTGGTTATAACCTTCCTGTCCCCGCTCCCCATGGCTGAACCCTGAATGTCTGCCCCCTCTGTGCCCGTTCCTGCTATTGAATCAGGTCCTGTAATCTTTTCGATAATCTTCTCACCCTCAGCAACGAACAGTGTCCTGCCATCCTGATAAAAAAGGACCCTCGTTCCTGAAGGTGTTCTTAATATATTTCCTCCCTCGATCGCACCCATACCCCTGTATTGCATCTGCCCTATAATAATCCCGTGCAACATACTGAACAATCTTGATCTCCATCCGAGGTCTGCAACCACAGCCCATCCTTCCCCCTCTTTGCCTCCCTGAAGATAAAACTTTGCTGCCGGAGGGACAACCGGCCTCATAAAGAAAGGTATATTGCCCACCCTGGCAGAACTTCCCGGTAAAACAGACATTATTGAAGAAAATGGTTTGTCCATCAGCGGCCTTAGCCTGACCATTCCTGAAATATAGGCACTGTCGCGGAGTACATCTTTTCTTGCAGAAGGGTGGAGCGGCATAAAAAACCAGAGGATAACTGCAACAATAAAAATCAGTATGGCAAATAATATAACTCTGGACCTGGAAAATCGCATCCTTAAATCTTTCTGGCTATGAGAGATGCGCCTATACCCAGCCCCCTCAAGCCGGGGAGCCGGCTGAACATGGCGTCAAACTTACTGAGGGCCATTACGGCCTGACTTAAGAGACCTTTCCCGGAGGGGGAGTAGTGAATATTCTGAGGCAGTAGATTTGGCAATATAATGATCCCTTCAAAAGATACTATCCTGAAACCGCAGGACTCCAGTATTATCCTGATCTCCCGCGGGGTAAATGTCTTAAATCTCATGGTATTATATCTGCCGGTGGAGTCTATAAACGACCATATCCGTACATGCCCCTCATTCAGGCTTGCATTAACTGCCGCCTTCAGTTCATCCCATTCATAGAAAAGACTCATATTCCATTTGTTGTCAATATCAAAAAAGACATGTGCGCCCTCTTTACATACCCTGGCTATCTCGTTGATTGCTGACGGGTATTCCGTATGAATATGACTTATTATATCCCCGTATGCAACGACACAATCTATAGAATTGCCCTTAACAGGTATTTGAGTGGCAGATGCCACATAGAAGTTGCAATCAGGGATGCCTTTACATGATGCCTGTTCAACAGACAGCGGCGAAATGTCTATGCCTATTACCCTGTCAACCCCTTTTAATGAGGCTATCCGTCTTGACAAAATACCTGTGCCGCACCCTATGTCCAGTACAGTCCCATGAAATTTACTGCTGTTCTTTTCTATTGTCCTGTTAAAAATATTATAGAATATTTTGAGGGCGGGTACTTCGGCTACCCAATGATCATATACATCAGCCAGACTATCGTATACCTTGTCAGGATTTGCAATTACAGTATCAGTAAAGTCCATTCGAAAATGGGTAATGAATTTTGTAAGCTGGCGTTATTTTATCAACGGTAAATAATATGTCAATAGCAAAATACTAAATATTTGTTATAAACCCTCGCGTTTAATTTCTTCGATCTCCTGCAAAATCCTGAATTGCATGGGTGTTCCGGTTTTTATCAGGTCTTTAGCCCTGTTGAACTCATTAAGTGCACGCTCAGGGACTAAGCTTGTCTTGAAGTACATGGCAGAATAAAATGCCTCCAGGCCCACGTCTCCGCTTTTTCTGTATGCCATTGCAAGATAGAAATTGGCCATGGCATCTGAATCATTTATTCTCAGCGCATTCTCAAGGTGCAATATGGCTGCTGGAAGATTGTCCGAATCAATCTCTATGATGCCCATTATTACATGAACAGGCTCATAATCTTCATTGAGTCTTATGCTTCTGACCGCTGCCTCCCTGCTCCTGAGAAGGTCCTGTTGTTTTAAATAGCAGTATGCAAGATCTGCATGGTAGACATAATTATCCCTGTTACTGGCTATGGCAGCAAGGTATTTGGGAATTGCGTCGCTGTAGCGTCCTGCCTTCATGTAAGCAAGGCCTGACAGATAATTTAAGGCCTCCTCCCTTCTGTCTTCAGGTATTTGATCAATTTTCATTGCCTGCATGAATATTGAATTATCTTTAAGGTCTATGTCACGGGATAAGAGCGTTGCCTGCATCCGCAGCCAGTCCTGGCTAATAACAGGTTTTGATCCGCCATCAGCTGCAGTGTCCTCATCATCGGATTTTTTCAAGAGATATGCGCCTACCCTGTCCCTCCTTTCTTCAAGGCCCGGATGAGTAGATGCATACGCAGGAACCATCTGGGGATTAAATCGTTCATAACGGATCATGGTGTCAAAGAAATTCAGGAGTCCTTCGGATGAGTAGCCTCCCTTTCCAAGGTATCTGAGCGCATAACTGTCCGCCTCCGACTCATTATCACGGCTGAATTGCAGCCTTATATCGAGATTGGCGGCCCCTGCAAGCGTAAGTGCAGCAGGGTTTCCGCCGCTCAGAAGGATAGCGGCAATAGTGGCAATATCGAGCGCAGCAATCTTTTTGTCGTCTTTGAAGAAATGTCCCCTTTCCACATGCGCAATCTCATGGGCAAGTACGCCGGCAAGCTCCCCTTCATCCCTTAATTGAAGAAGAAGGCCGTCAAAAACAAAAATGTATCCTCCTGGTATGGCAAAGGCATTCGGTTGACTTTCTTTTACCACAAAGAAATGATAACTGTCAGGATTAGACCCTATTTTACTGACAATGCGCCGGCCTACGCTGTTGACTACATTTACTACATCCGGGTCTTTGACAAACTGGTAATGCTGAAGGGCCTCCCTTACAAAGGCCCTCCCCATCTCCTTGGATGGGGGAGGTGTGGCATCCGTCCTTGCCGGAGGATATGATTTGCAGCCAATTAGTGCAAGTATCAGAAATATTAATATGAAAGGCCTTATCTTCACTCGAAAATCCCTGTATACCCGTCATTCCCACGGAACCTGTCCCCCACAGGATTTAAGCGGGGAGTGGGAACCCAGAACCAGGCATCGGTCTGGATTCCCGCTTACGCGGGAATGACATTATTCCTACTACATTATCACCCTTGCATCTACTACAGTCAGTCCGCCGGAATATGCAATCGCCGGATTGAATTCCATTTCCATGATTTCAGGGAACAAATAAATTACCTCAGAAACTCTGACAATGGCTTCAGCCAGTGTTTCCATGTCTATACCTTGAACCCCCCGGACACCTTTTAATATATCATACCCTCTTATTGACTCTATCATCCGCAATGCACCATTGTGAGTAACAGGGGCGATATCATATATTACATCTTTCAGGATTTCTGTGTAAGTCCCGCCAAGCCCAAACATTACCACAGCGCCGAAGTCAGGATCCCTTATAGCGCCAATGATAACCTCTGCACCTTGCGGCGCCATCTCTTCAATTATCACGCCTGACACACGGGCTTCAGGGACATTTCTCCTGACTGAACTGATTACTTCCCTGTACGCTTCTATAAGCTCCCTCCTGCCGGATATACCAAGTCTTACTCCACCAACTTCAGTCTTATGAATTACATCAGGTGAAACCACCTTGACGGCAACCGGAAACCTCAGCCTGCTGACACCGGCCAATGTCTCTTTCTGACTTCCTGCTGTAAAATATTCCGGGGATCTGAGATTCATGGCGCCAGGCAGTCCCCTGACATTGCCAGGCTGCAGGTCCTTAAGCAGAGACTTTATTCCAGGATACTCCCGGACATTTTCAGGAACAGGTTCTGTATGGGTATCTTTCAGAAGCGCTGCAACTGCCTTCACCATTCTTAATGGTGTGGGGAATACGGGTATTTTGTCCTTCATAAATGCCGCTTCCAGAGTTTTCCCATCCTCTGAAAAAGGATGAAGAGATGCCACCGGTTTATTATAATCCTTTAAACTGCCTGCAAGGAGTCTGCCCAATCCCGTGGTAACACCGGGGACAGTCATAAACGGTATAAGGAGGGCAGCATCAAAATAATCGAGGCATTCACGAAGTACAAGGGCAAACTGTTCATCAGTAGAATTTCCAGTGAGGTCTATTGGATTGGACAAGGAATAATAATGAGGCAGAAGTGACCTGAGACGCTCCTTAGGCTCAATTGGAAGGTCAGCTACCTCAAGACCCTCCCTGTTACACAAGTCTGCCGTCATTACCCCTATACCACCGGCATTTGTTACTATTAGTATCCTGTTTCCCTTATGCGGCCTCTGCATGGAAAATGTCTTTAACAGGTCTGTAAACTCCTCAAGTGTGTCTGCCTCGTAAATCCCGCTTCTCCTGAATGCCGCCTGGAATATCTCATGTCGTCCTGACATTGAACCTGTGTGTGATCTGGAAGCCCTTTTACCTGCAGGCTGCTGACCAAGCTTTAAAACAACAATTGGTTTATTGCATTGCCTGGCTGCACGGATAAATCCCCTTCCATCTCCAACAGATTCAATGCAGATGCCGATAACGCCGGTATCCTCATCAGAACTGAGATACTCAAGCAGCTCTGTCTCTCCAACATCAATCCTGTTCCCATAGCTCACCGCCTTTGCAACTCCAAGCCCTTCCTGTTCCATCAGGATAAGCGTCGTACCCAGAATGGACCCGCTCTGAGAAATTATGGATATGTTGCCAGCCCCGGGTCTCGGAACTTTATCATACGGAAGAAAAAATGTGTCGAGTCCGGTATATGGATGAAAGATTCCAAGGCAGTTCGGTCCGATAATACGGATGCCTGCATTGCCTGCAATTTCCTTTATTTCCCTTTGTATGGCATCTCCGCCCTCTGTCTCGGCAAATCCTGCGGTTGCTATGATGACATGATGAATGCCTTTTTGTGCATGCTCAC from Nitrospirota bacterium includes these protein-coding regions:
- a CDS encoding acetate--CoA ligase family protein, with amino-acid sequence MTKSCGLDPFFYPLSIAVVGASEDLAKPSGIIIRNLIHGFKGRIYPVNPKHPLLHGIPCFPSVNDIPGDVSLSVCITPTGTVPTLLGEHAQKGIHHVIIATAGFAETEGGDAIQREIKEIAGNAGIRIIGPNCLGIFHPYTGLDTFFLPYDKVPRPGAGNISIISQSGSILGTTLILMEQEGLGVAKAVSYGNRIDVGETELLEYLSSDEDTGVIGICIESVGDGRGFIRAARQCNKPIVVLKLGQQPAGKRASRSHTGSMSGRHEIFQAAFRRSGIYEADTLEEFTDLLKTFSMQRPHKGNRILIVTNAGGIGVMTADLCNREGLEVADLPIEPKERLRSLLPHYYSLSNPIDLTGNSTDEQFALVLRECLDYFDAALLIPFMTVPGVTTGLGRLLAGSLKDYNKPVASLHPFSEDGKTLEAAFMKDKIPVFPTPLRMVKAVAALLKDTHTEPVPENVREYPGIKSLLKDLQPGNVRGLPGAMNLRSPEYFTAGSQKETLAGVSRLRFPVAVKVVSPDVIHKTEVGGVRLGISGRRELIEAYREVISSVRRNVPEARVSGVIIEEMAPQGAEVIIGAIRDPDFGAVVMFGLGGTYTEILKDVIYDIAPVTHNGALRMIESIRGYDILKGVRGVQGIDMETLAEAIVRVSEVIYLFPEIMEMEFNPAIAYSGGLTVVDARVIM
- a CDS encoding TlpA family protein disulfide reductase encodes the protein MNKGIVAIILTLSLFLTAGATLAVSVPMVGDSAPDFTLTSVKGEKVSLSQYRGSVVILGLFHICEPCMNQATELQKMLNEGKTKAVFLGVNTAGDTKEDVLAYLNQFKTNITFPYLLDPAKDVNRKYMQRLMPTVIIIDGDGVIRFRGSTTPKEVLISEIRKITDK
- a CDS encoding M48 family metalloprotease, with the protein product MKIRPFILIFLILALIGCKSYPPARTDATPPPSKEMGRAFVREALQHYQFVKDPDVVNVVNSVGRRIVSKIGSNPDSYHFFVVKESQPNAFAIPGGYIFVFDGLLLQLRDEGELAGVLAHEIAHVERGHFFKDDKKIAALDIATIAAILLSGGNPAALTLAGAANLDIRLQFSRDNESEADSYALRYLGKGGYSSEGLLNFFDTMIRYERFNPQMVPAYASTHPGLEERRDRVGAYLLKKSDDEDTAADGGSKPVISQDWLRMQATLLSRDIDLKDNSIFMQAMKIDQIPEDRREEALNYLSGLAYMKAGRYSDAIPKYLAAIASNRDNYVYHADLAYCYLKQQDLLRSREAAVRSIRLNEDYEPVHVIMGIIEIDSDNLPAAILHLENALRINDSDAMANFYLAMAYRKSGDVGLEAFYSAMYFKTSLVPERALNEFNRAKDLIKTGTPMQFRILQEIEEIKREGL
- a CDS encoding class I SAM-dependent methyltransferase is translated as MDFTDTVIANPDKVYDSLADVYDHWVAEVPALKIFYNIFNRTIEKNSSKFHGTVLDIGCGTGILSRRIASLKGVDRVIGIDISPLSVEQASCKGIPDCNFYVASATQIPVKGNSIDCVVAYGDIISHIHTEYPSAINEIARVCKEGAHVFFDIDNKWNMSLFYEWDELKAAVNASLNEGHVRIWSFIDSTGRYNTMRFKTFTPREIRIILESCGFRIVSFEGIIILPNLLPQNIHYSPSGKGLLSQAVMALSKFDAMFSRLPGLRGLGIGASLIARKI